The following proteins come from a genomic window of Nymphalis io chromosome 6, ilAglIoxx1.1, whole genome shotgun sequence:
- the LOC126769127 gene encoding ubiquitin carboxyl-terminal hydrolase 1 isoform X2: protein MPVNSLSETKQGVQKAKFSLSLNRNNAKELNNENKKAANSKQTSSQECFENKENKPSKRPLNSTYFNTLNAAKRLKPLTEAEKHTEGSTKSQLIVLEPSPSSTAMLNGHHPSDNQYGGSTQWKTPIATLSNLGNTCFLNSVLYTLRYAPQFVHNLHHLVSDLSRVEQKLGSIRLKSSSLGRSAAGLASSGTRSWSSKDLLSLGQSDSSAGKSKIQIATEKLHETYLSLRAAESKCLNSSAADANPEPYAADAFLAALREVNSTFEGNRQQDAHELLVCILDSIRETCRALSQRASRLPLQENGDSNGVGRQPCLDGDGGKTLGNLRKSWKKRKEVKTNDKRNSPLEERPPSPDPEKDERSRPGWDFVADDFEGTMVVRTMCLECEAVTEKAQAVCELCVPVGDDDAPDEPFRAACLSSEYLRDQNKYWCERCLRYNEARRSVAYSRLPRLLVLQLKRFSGGMEKITRHAPTPLLMPCFCEPCAKRPPEHPPTHSNNAPRPDSYRRSLRGVRSRQFARRQQMRTRGRR, encoded by the exons ATGCCAGTTAATTCGCTGTCGGAAACAAAACAGGGAGTTCAAAAAGCTAAATTTTCACTATCACTTAATAGAAATAATGCAAAAGAATTAAACAACGAAAATAAGAAAGCTGCTAATTCAAAACAGACCTCTTCCCAAGAGTGTTtcgaaaataaagaaaataaacctTCGAAGAGGCCATTAAATAGCACTTACTTTAATACATTGAATGCAGCCAAGAGATTAAAACCTCTGACAGAAGCAGAGAAACATACAG AAGGGTCAACCAAGTCCCAGCTGATTGTGCTTGAGCCGTCTCCAAGTAGCACTGCCATGTTGAATGGCCACCACCCATCAGATAACCAATATGGAGGGAGTACACAATGGAAGACCCCCATTGCCACTCTCTCCAATCTTGGAAatacttgttttttaaatagtgtgCTTTATACTTTAAG ATATGCTCCACAATTCGTCCACAACCTTCATCATCTGGTATCTGATCTTAGTAGAGTTGAGCAGAAACTTGGTAGTATCAGATTAAAAAGCTCTTCCCTGGGTCGCAGTGCAGCAGGACTTGCTTCATCTGGAACAAGATCTTGGAGCAGCAAGGATTTACTATCTTTAGGACAATCTGATAGTAGTGCTGGAAAGAGTAAAATACAG ATAGCAACAGAGAAACTTCACGAAACGTATTTGAGCTTGCGAGCAGCGGAAAGTAAATGTCTAAACAGTAGTGCAGCTGATGCAAACCCTGAACCTTACGCCGCGGATGCCTTTCTTGCGGCACTGAGAGAAGTCAACTCAACTTTTGAag GTAACAGACAACAAGATGCGCATGAGCTACTGGTGTGTATCCTGGACAGTATCCGCGAAACGTGTCGCGCGCTCAGTCAAAGAGCTTCACGTCTACCTTTACAGGAGAACGGAGACAG TAATGGCGTAGGTCGCCAGCCATGTCTGGATGGTGATGGCGGAAAGACATTAGGAAACTTACGCAAATCCTGGAAGAAACGCAAAGAAGTTAAAACGAATGATAAGCGTAATTCGCCTTTAGAAGAGCGACCACCTTCACCTGACCCAGAAAAAGATGAAAGATCACGACCGGGATGGGATTTTGTGGCAGATGATTTTGAAg GTACGATGGTAGTAAGGACGATGTGTCTCGAATGTGAAGCTGTTACGGAGAAAGCGCAAGCGGTGTGCGAGCTGTGCGTGCCCGTCGGCGACGACGACGCTCCCGACGAGCCCTTCCGTGCCGCTTGCCTCTCCAGCGAATATTTACGGGATCAAAACAAG TATTGGTGTGAGCGTTGTCTACGTTACAACGAGGCGAGACGAAGTGTAGCATACTCGCGACTGCCCAGGCTATTAGTACTCCAACTGAAGCGGTTCAGCGGCGGCATGGAGAAAATCACTAGACACGCACCCACTCCACTACTTATGCCTTGCTTTTGTGAGCCCTGTGCTAAACGGCCACCGGAACACCCACCTACGCATAG TAATAATGCACCTCGGCCAGACTCTTACCGGCGGTCACTACGTGGCGTACGCTCGCGACAGTTCGCACGGAGACAGCAAATGCGAACGCGAGGGCGGCGGTGA
- the LOC126769127 gene encoding ubiquitin carboxyl-terminal hydrolase 1 isoform X1, with the protein MPVNSLSETKQGVQKAKFSLSLNRNNAKELNNENKKAANSKQTSSQECFENKENKPSKRPLNSTYFNTLNAAKRLKPLTEAEKHTEGSTKSQLIVLEPSPSSTAMLNGHHPSDNQYGGSTQWKTPIATLSNLGNTCFLNSVLYTLRYAPQFVHNLHHLVSDLSRVEQKLGSIRLKSSSLGRSAAGLASSGTRSWSSKDLLSLGQSDSSAGKSKIQIATEKLHETYLSLRAAESKCLNSSAADANPEPYAADAFLAALREVNSTFEGNRQQDAHELLVCILDSIRETCRALSQRASRLPLQENGDSNGVGRQPCLDGDGGKTLGNLRKSWKKRKEVKTNDKRNSPLEERPPSPDPEKDERSRPGWDFVADDFEGTMVVRTMCLECEAVTEKAQAVCELCVPVGDDDAPDEPFRAACLSSEYLRDQNKYWCERCLRYNEARRSVAYSRLPRLLVLQLKRFSGGMEKITRHAPTPLLMPCFCEPCAKRPPEHPPTHRYILWAVIMHLGQTLTGGHYVAYARDSSHGDSKCEREGGGDATNTNSGSSFMRTLFNRQRPPPAGCTANECCVPRPRPEACWLACDDDLVKPISNEEFEDLLSAEPKMRSAATPYLLFYVKSEVG; encoded by the exons ATGCCAGTTAATTCGCTGTCGGAAACAAAACAGGGAGTTCAAAAAGCTAAATTTTCACTATCACTTAATAGAAATAATGCAAAAGAATTAAACAACGAAAATAAGAAAGCTGCTAATTCAAAACAGACCTCTTCCCAAGAGTGTTtcgaaaataaagaaaataaacctTCGAAGAGGCCATTAAATAGCACTTACTTTAATACATTGAATGCAGCCAAGAGATTAAAACCTCTGACAGAAGCAGAGAAACATACAG AAGGGTCAACCAAGTCCCAGCTGATTGTGCTTGAGCCGTCTCCAAGTAGCACTGCCATGTTGAATGGCCACCACCCATCAGATAACCAATATGGAGGGAGTACACAATGGAAGACCCCCATTGCCACTCTCTCCAATCTTGGAAatacttgttttttaaatagtgtgCTTTATACTTTAAG ATATGCTCCACAATTCGTCCACAACCTTCATCATCTGGTATCTGATCTTAGTAGAGTTGAGCAGAAACTTGGTAGTATCAGATTAAAAAGCTCTTCCCTGGGTCGCAGTGCAGCAGGACTTGCTTCATCTGGAACAAGATCTTGGAGCAGCAAGGATTTACTATCTTTAGGACAATCTGATAGTAGTGCTGGAAAGAGTAAAATACAG ATAGCAACAGAGAAACTTCACGAAACGTATTTGAGCTTGCGAGCAGCGGAAAGTAAATGTCTAAACAGTAGTGCAGCTGATGCAAACCCTGAACCTTACGCCGCGGATGCCTTTCTTGCGGCACTGAGAGAAGTCAACTCAACTTTTGAag GTAACAGACAACAAGATGCGCATGAGCTACTGGTGTGTATCCTGGACAGTATCCGCGAAACGTGTCGCGCGCTCAGTCAAAGAGCTTCACGTCTACCTTTACAGGAGAACGGAGACAG TAATGGCGTAGGTCGCCAGCCATGTCTGGATGGTGATGGCGGAAAGACATTAGGAAACTTACGCAAATCCTGGAAGAAACGCAAAGAAGTTAAAACGAATGATAAGCGTAATTCGCCTTTAGAAGAGCGACCACCTTCACCTGACCCAGAAAAAGATGAAAGATCACGACCGGGATGGGATTTTGTGGCAGATGATTTTGAAg GTACGATGGTAGTAAGGACGATGTGTCTCGAATGTGAAGCTGTTACGGAGAAAGCGCAAGCGGTGTGCGAGCTGTGCGTGCCCGTCGGCGACGACGACGCTCCCGACGAGCCCTTCCGTGCCGCTTGCCTCTCCAGCGAATATTTACGGGATCAAAACAAG TATTGGTGTGAGCGTTGTCTACGTTACAACGAGGCGAGACGAAGTGTAGCATACTCGCGACTGCCCAGGCTATTAGTACTCCAACTGAAGCGGTTCAGCGGCGGCATGGAGAAAATCACTAGACACGCACCCACTCCACTACTTATGCCTTGCTTTTGTGAGCCCTGTGCTAAACGGCCACCGGAACACCCACCTACGCATAG atACATTCTTTGGGCAGTAATAATGCACCTCGGCCAGACTCTTACCGGCGGTCACTACGTGGCGTACGCTCGCGACAGTTCGCACGGAGACAGCAAATGCGAACGCGAGGGCGGCGGTGACGCGACGAACACCAACAGCGGCTCGAGTTTCATGCGCACGCTGTTCAACCGCCAGCGGCCGCCTCCCGCTGGCTGCACCGCCAACGAGTGCTGCGTGCCGCGCCCGAGGCCCGAGGCCTGCTGGCTCGCCTGCGACGACGACCTCGTCAAGCCCATATCCAATGAAGAGTTCGAGGACCTTCTCTCTGCGGAGCCTAAGATGAGATCCGCCGCTACGCCTTACCTCCTGTTTTACGTCAAAAGTGAAGTTGGCTAG